Proteins encoded by one window of Rutidosis leptorrhynchoides isolate AG116_Rl617_1_P2 chromosome 7, CSIRO_AGI_Rlap_v1, whole genome shotgun sequence:
- the LOC139857668 gene encoding small ribosomal subunit protein eS7-like has product MYTSRKKIQKDKDVEPTEFEESVAQALFDLENANQDLKSDLKDLFINGANQIDVSGNRKAVVIHVPYRLRNAFRKIHLKLVRELEKKFSGKDVVLIATRRMLPPPKKGSAATRPRNRTLTAVHEAMLTDIVHPAEIVGKRVRYRVDGSKIIKIFLDPKARNDTEYKLETFAGVYRKLCGKDVVFEYPMTEA; this is encoded by the exons ATGTATACTTCAAGGAAGAAGATTCAGAAGGACAAGGATGTCGAACCCACCGAGTTTGAGGAGTCTGTTGCACAG GCATTGTTTGACTTGGAGAATGCAAACCAGGACCTGAAGAGTGACTTGAAGGACCTTTTCATTAACGGTGCCAA CCAAATTGATGTTTCTGGAAATCGAAAGGCTGTTGTGATTCACGTTCCTTACAGATTAAGGAACGCTTTCCGCAAGATTCATCTCAAGCTTGTTAGAGAGCTTGAGAAGAAGTTCAGTGGCaag GATGTGGTTCTGATTGCAACCAGAAGGATGCTGCCGCCACCTAAGAAAGGTTCAGCAGCTACACGACCTCGTAACCGTACTCTGACTGCTGTGCACGAGGCCATGCTTACTGATATTGTGCATCCTGCTGAGATCGTCGGAAAACGTGTTCGTTACAGAGTTGATGGGTCCAAAATCATCAAG ATTTTTTTGGATCCGAAGGCAAGAAATGATACCGAGTACAAGCTGGAGACATTTGCTGGGGTTTACAGAAAGCTTTGCGGGAAAGATGTTGTGTTCGAGTATCCGATGACTGAGGCTTAG
- the LOC139858115 gene encoding mannose-6-phosphate isomerase 1-like: MEVVVVNGVATKQQQEKTGLVKLKCSVQNYDWGRIGYDSRVARLFEKNSDGVQIDDRKHYAEFWIGTHVSGPSFLSDSDNVSLKSFIMQNHEVLGHVIVDKWGHDLPFLLKVLSVGRSLSIQAHPDKELAELLHKLQSNVYKDGNHKPEMALALTEFEALCGFISSEELDDVLESVPEIKEVVGNTYADDRQNGEVKDGRVLQSIFTKLMSVDREAISKALSRLTSRLINEEATRRLTSKEELVLKLEKQYPNDVGVLAALFLNHVKLEPGDGLYIGANEPHAYLYGECIECMAASDNVVRAGLTPKYMDVKILCSMLTYKQGLPDILKGVSINPYVRRYTPPFEEFEVDRCALDQGASVVFPALPGPSVFVVISGEGSMLTSSSEDIVTEGVALFAPAGTEIRVTTESELHLYRAGVNNKVLMNH, translated from the exons ATGGAGGTTGTCGTTGTTAATGGAGTAGCGACAAAACAGCAACAAGAAAAAACAGGGCTTGTGAAGCTGAAATGTTCGGTGCAGAATTACGATTGGGGTCGAATTGGGTACGATTCACGTGTTGCAAGGCTGTTTGAGAAAAACAGTGATGGTGTTCAGATTGATGATCGAAAACATTACGCTGAATTTTGGATTGGGACTCATGTTTCTGGACCTTCATTTTTAAGTGATTCTGATAATGTGAGTTTGAAGTCGTTTATTATGCAAAACCATGAGGTTTTGGGTCATGTTATTGTTGATAAGTGGGGTCATGATCTTCCCTTCTTGTTGAAG GTTTTATCAGTTGGACGGTCATTGTCAATACAAGCCCATCCGGATAAGGAATTGGCTGAGTTACTTCATAAGTTGCAATCGAACGTTTATAAAGATGGGAACCATAAGCCCGAAATGGCTTTGGCATTAACTGAGTTTGAGGCCTTATGTGGCTTTATTAGTTCAGAG GAACTTGATGATGTACTTGAAAGTGTTCCAGAGATTAAGGAAGTTGTCGGTAATACGTATGCAGACGACAGACAAAATGGGGAAGTCAAAGATGGACGAGTTCTTCAGTCAATATTCACTAAACTCATGTCAGTTGACCGAGAGGCGATTTCAAAAGCACTGTCCAGATTAACTAGTCGTCTAATTAACGAAGAAGCG ACAAGGCGGTTAACTAGTAAGGAGGAACTAGTGTTGAAGCTCGAGAAGCAGTATCCGAACGATGTCGGGGTGTTAGCCGCACTCTTCCTTAATCATGTGAAACTCGAGCCGGGTGACGGTTTATATATAGGTGCGAATGAACCTCACGCGTATCTTTACGGTGAGTGCATCGAATGTATGGCAGCTTCAGATAACGTAGTGCGTGCTGGTCTTACTCCAAAATACATGGATGTTAAAATCCTTTGTTCCATGCTTACATATAAACAG GGTTTACCTGATATCCTAAAAGGCGTTTCTATAAATCCGTATGTAAGAAGATACACTCCGCCTTTTGAGGAATTTGAGGTTGACCGTTGTGCGCTTGACCAAGGTGCGTCGGTTGTGTTTCCTGCACTTCCAGGTCCGTCGGTTTTTGTAGTTATATCAGGAGAAGGATCAATGCTGACGTCATCAAGTGAAGATATAGTCACCGAAGGAGTTGCTTTATTTGCACCTGCAGGGACCGAAATCCGTGTAACTACCGAGTCTGAGTTGCATTTATACAGAGCCGGAGTTAACAACAAGGTGCTTATGAATCATTAA